A part of Mucilaginibacter defluvii genomic DNA contains:
- a CDS encoding DUF6443 domain-containing protein: MRNYLLTALTILGAVSAKSQIKPNNAATAPSPTVTVAPTPGAYMTGMPVNYTRSWEPAIPLQNEADVISTSRTVREVKQATGYFDGLGRPVQTVVKGMAPGGYDMVTMSLYDEFGREGYKYLPYVATAGTGTFKPDPFADQQAFYSNTNTNNPLYGQGEQVFYGQTVFEPSPMNRPTKTLAPGNSWAGSNKGTSLNYELNTYPEVIIWTIGMGAGTQPVSLDYYGAGQLDRLITVDENGKRVVEYKDKSGLVVLKKIEVSQNSAAVLTSHTGWLCTYYLYDALNRLRFVFPPKATEWLVTNNWPVLSTTAALTMMSELCFRYDYDYRSRMSVKKVPGAGEVYMVYDQRDRLVMMQDANLRLQSKWMVTLYDVLNRPLATGLVNNSTVNSYSFAQHATAANTSSAYPFTVSTQPGSGWELLTQTYYDDYSWVPSGISGISATLNTAYTGSADYISSFNTAPDYAQAVVQSSAVKGMVTGSKVKVLETSIWLYTVTFYDDKGRPIQKKATNIDGGYDYMTTQYDFSGKVLRTHQYQWHPAAGIKQLLTKHSYDDAGRLTGIKKKINGGTEKTISQLSYDALGQLKQKQLGTKPNTTSTPLATADYNYNIRGWLTGINKDYAGATGSQGDRYFGMELSYDRGFTQSQLNGNIAGIKWRSEGDKEQRAYGFAYDAANRLMKGDFIQYNGTNWATSTKVNFSMQMGDGIDPTTAYDGNGNIKRMQQYGMKGGVSNVIDDLYYTYQSNSNKLQNVIDKQNDPNTTLGDFRTASSHPQLTAKNSYVPGTTIPTNPAGITDYTYDGNGNMVTDENKGITGITYNHLNLPSFITTLKGNIAYVYDATGNKLKKVVVEVLNQGSDMKLTHTYYMAGMVYEIIEFHDGITSTVTYSPIKLLHISHEEGRIREMLDENGLVMNYAFDYMLKDHLGNIRSLITEEQRQDIYPAATLEGDINTNTDAAYVEKGYYTIDPDNILDQSDATGIPIYDNNNGISNPNPNSATTSQSDKLYRLKGDNPTTATGLGITLKVMAGDKIDIHGKSYYFDAHDPNNNTPIPASDIIYGLFGTAVVGSGYSNPHGAADDLMSGNGSPVSLLGSGLLTGQDNDYTGDDSKPKAYINWILFNDQLQYVDGGFSRVGDQNDIKDHYSDLQNIAMAKNGYLYIYCSNESNEEVFFDNLQVVHTRGSLLEENHYYPFGLTMAGISSRGAGSQNKIKLFSKEIQSNEFTDGSGLEWYDYGMREYDQQVGRFFRIDPIAEKFLELTPYQYCSNDPIKNVDLDGAEGIDFRLLGKLAGKTAAHIIKNPNGATAKVMGAATGITGAVVNVVEGGVNLARDPSQVIQGIKHIMSQSPIEFSVNYAMSLYSKYGNSGSASFTEYAMAFHVFTDIAMALSPMKNAVAGKTASVWELAPSKRGFAIEEMLGGNLPKSFPIIDKLVNGVATSIKSIDLTASSYLQGKNLFNTLKGYINKLDNFEGASWGNKTITEGVDFTSKALQVAIQPGKATLQQWEQIGEAMKYANDHNIQLNLQFVK; the protein is encoded by the coding sequence ATGCGTAATTATTTATTGACTGCCTTGACTATACTTGGTGCTGTATCAGCAAAATCGCAGATCAAGCCTAACAATGCAGCTACTGCACCATCACCCACAGTAACGGTCGCTCCCACGCCGGGTGCATACATGACCGGAATGCCGGTGAACTATACCCGCAGTTGGGAGCCAGCTATCCCATTACAGAACGAGGCGGATGTGATCTCCACCTCGCGCACGGTGCGGGAGGTAAAGCAGGCTACGGGATATTTTGATGGTTTGGGCAGGCCGGTGCAGACGGTAGTAAAGGGTATGGCGCCGGGCGGCTACGATATGGTGACCATGAGTCTGTATGATGAGTTTGGGAGGGAAGGTTATAAATACCTGCCTTATGTGGCTACCGCAGGCACCGGAACGTTTAAACCGGATCCGTTTGCTGACCAGCAGGCTTTTTACAGCAATACCAACACGAACAATCCTTTATACGGCCAGGGTGAGCAGGTATTCTACGGGCAAACGGTGTTTGAGCCTTCGCCCATGAACCGGCCTACTAAAACTTTAGCCCCCGGCAACAGCTGGGCGGGCAGCAATAAAGGGACTAGTTTAAACTATGAACTTAACACCTATCCTGAGGTCATCATTTGGACCATCGGCATGGGTGCAGGTACCCAGCCGGTGAGCCTTGACTATTATGGTGCAGGCCAGTTGGACAGGCTGATAACTGTGGATGAAAATGGAAAAAGAGTGGTAGAATATAAGGATAAATCTGGACTTGTAGTATTAAAGAAAATAGAAGTCAGCCAAAATAGTGCTGCAGTCTTAACTAGTCACACCGGCTGGCTTTGCACATATTACTTGTATGACGCCCTCAACCGCCTACGTTTTGTATTCCCGCCAAAGGCTACTGAATGGCTGGTAACCAACAACTGGCCCGTGCTCAGTACCACTGCAGCGCTGACTATGATGAGTGAGCTCTGTTTCCGTTATGATTATGACTACCGCAGTCGCATGAGTGTAAAGAAGGTACCGGGTGCGGGTGAAGTGTATATGGTGTATGACCAGCGCGACCGGCTGGTGATGATGCAGGATGCCAACCTGCGTTTACAAAGCAAATGGATGGTGACGCTTTACGATGTATTGAACCGTCCTCTGGCTACAGGCCTCGTGAACAACAGCACAGTGAACAGCTACAGTTTTGCACAACATGCAACGGCTGCCAATACCTCGTCGGCTTACCCTTTTACTGTCAGTACCCAACCCGGCAGCGGCTGGGAGTTGCTGACACAGACTTATTATGATGATTATAGCTGGGTGCCATCGGGCATTAGCGGTATCAGTGCTACGCTCAACACAGCCTATACGGGCAGCGCAGACTATATCAGCAGCTTTAACACGGCACCCGACTATGCACAGGCGGTGGTACAGAGCAGTGCCGTAAAAGGTATGGTAACCGGCAGTAAGGTAAAAGTACTGGAGACCAGTATCTGGCTTTATACTGTAACATTCTATGATGACAAGGGAAGACCCATACAAAAAAAAGCTACCAACATCGACGGTGGCTATGATTACATGACCACACAGTATGACTTTAGCGGCAAGGTGCTCAGGACCCACCAGTACCAGTGGCACCCTGCGGCTGGCATTAAGCAACTGCTCACCAAGCACAGCTATGACGATGCAGGTAGGTTGACAGGCATCAAAAAGAAGATCAACGGTGGAACAGAGAAGACAATCTCGCAGCTGAGCTATGATGCGCTGGGTCAATTAAAGCAAAAGCAGCTGGGTACAAAGCCCAATACTACCAGTACACCGCTGGCTACAGCAGACTACAACTACAATATCCGCGGCTGGCTCACGGGCATCAACAAGGACTATGCAGGGGCTACAGGCAGCCAGGGGGACCGTTATTTCGGGATGGAGCTGAGCTATGACCGGGGTTTTACCCAAAGCCAGCTGAACGGCAATATCGCGGGGATTAAATGGCGTAGCGAGGGAGATAAGGAGCAAAGAGCCTATGGCTTTGCGTATGATGCTGCCAACAGGCTGATGAAGGGGGACTTTATACAGTACAACGGTACGAACTGGGCTACGAGCACAAAAGTGAACTTCAGCATGCAGATGGGGGATGGAATTGACCCCACTACGGCTTATGATGGCAATGGTAACATTAAGCGGATGCAACAGTATGGGATGAAGGGAGGCGTAAGTAATGTTATAGACGATCTTTACTATACCTACCAGTCTAACAGTAACAAGCTGCAGAATGTGATAGACAAACAGAACGACCCCAATACCACTCTGGGCGACTTCCGCACAGCCAGCAGCCATCCGCAGCTTACAGCTAAGAACAGCTATGTACCGGGGACAACTATACCCACTAATCCGGCCGGTATCACTGATTACACTTACGATGGTAACGGCAATATGGTAACGGATGAGAACAAGGGTATCACCGGCATTACCTATAACCACCTCAACCTGCCATCGTTCATCACTACGCTCAAAGGGAATATTGCTTATGTATACGATGCTACTGGTAACAAACTAAAGAAAGTGGTAGTAGAGGTGCTTAACCAAGGTAGTGATATGAAGCTGACGCATACCTACTACATGGCGGGTATGGTCTATGAGATCATCGAGTTCCATGACGGTATTACCAGCACGGTGACCTATAGCCCTATCAAGCTGCTGCACATCAGTCATGAAGAGGGCAGGATAAGAGAGATGCTGGATGAGAACGGCCTGGTAATGAATTATGCGTTCGATTACATGCTCAAAGATCACCTGGGCAATATCCGAAGCCTCATTACTGAAGAGCAGCGGCAGGATATTTACCCGGCAGCTACGCTGGAAGGAGATATCAATACCAATACTGATGCTGCTTATGTGGAAAAGGGTTACTATACCATCGATCCTGATAATATCCTTGATCAGTCGGATGCTACGGGGATACCCATCTACGATAATAACAATGGCATCAGTAATCCCAACCCCAACAGTGCTACCACCAGCCAGAGCGATAAGTTGTACAGGCTGAAGGGTGATAACCCTACTACTGCTACGGGACTGGGTATTACGCTGAAGGTAATGGCAGGCGATAAGATAGACATCCACGGCAAGTCGTATTATTTTGATGCGCACGATCCCAACAACAATACGCCCATCCCTGCATCAGACATCATCTATGGCCTGTTTGGTACAGCGGTGGTGGGCAGCGGCTACAGCAACCCGCACGGTGCAGCCGATGACCTGATGAGTGGCAATGGCAGTCCTGTATCGTTACTAGGCAGCGGCCTGCTGACCGGCCAGGACAATGATTACACGGGCGATGACAGCAAGCCCAAAGCGTACATCAACTGGATACTGTTCAATGACCAGCTGCAGTATGTGGATGGCGGTTTCAGCCGTGTGGGGGATCAGAATGATATTAAGGATCACTACAGCGATCTGCAGAACATAGCGATGGCGAAGAATGGGTATCTTTATATCTACTGCAGTAATGAGAGCAATGAGGAAGTGTTCTTTGATAACCTACAGGTGGTGCATACGAGAGGGTCGCTCTTAGAAGAGAATCATTATTATCCGTTCGGGCTCACGATGGCGGGCATAAGTAGCAGAGGAGCGGGAAGTCAGAACAAGATTAAACTTTTTAGTAAAGAAATTCAAAGTAACGAGTTTACTGATGGTAGTGGATTGGAATGGTATGACTATGGTATGCGAGAATATGACCAACAAGTTGGTAGATTTTTCCGGATCGATCCAATTGCTGAAAAGTTTTTAGAGTTAACACCCTATCAATACTGTTCAAACGATCCGATTAAAAACGTAGATTTAGACGGTGCTGAAGGAATAGATTTTCGATTGTTAGGCAAACTAGCGGGAAAAACTGCAGCACATATAATTAAAAATCCTAATGGCGCTACCGCTAAGGTAATGGGAGCCGCAACTGGTATAACAGGCGCTGTAGTAAATGTTGTAGAAGGCGGTGTAAACTTAGCCCGCGATCCTTCACAGGTAATACAAGGTATTAAACATATAATGTCCCAATCGCCAATAGAATTTTCTGTTAATTATGCGATGAGTCTTTATTCAAAGTATGGAAATTCTGGAAGTGCATCATTTACCGAATATGCTATGGCATTTCATGTTTTTACGGATATTGCAATGGCGTTATCACCAATGAAAAATGCAGTAGCTGGAAAAACGGCTTCCGTTTGGGAATTAGCCCCTTCCAAAAGAGGGTTTGCCATCGAGGAAATGTTAGGTGGTAACCTCCCAAAATCTTTTCCAATTATTGATAAACTGGTTAATGGCGTTGCTACAAGTATTAAGAGCATTGATCTGACGGCCTCGAGCTACTTACAAGGGAAAAATTTATTTAATACTTTGAAAGGCTACATAAATAAATTAGATAATTTTGAAGGTGCCTCTTGGGGAAATAAGACCATAACTGAAGGGGTTGATTTCACAAGTAAAGCATTACAGGTCGCAATACAGCCGGG